In a single window of the Bacillus mycoides genome:
- a CDS encoding homogentisate 1,2-dioxygenase, translating into MFYRHMGELPHKRHVQFRKKDGSLYREQVMGTKGFSGTQSILYHHYMPTEVGHAALSHSCQLQYEEDALLAHRHFRTKENKKTGDAVSGRNFMLGNEDLLIGVVSPTEKMDYFYRNGDGDEMLFVHYGTGKIETMFGTIHYRKGDYVTIPIGTIYRVIPDEGETKFLVVEANSQITTPSRYRNEYGQLLEHSPFCERDIRGPEKLETYDDKGEFVVMTKSRGYMHKHVLGHHPLDVVGWDGYLYPWVFNVEDFEPITGRIHQPPPVHQTFEGHNFVICSFVPRLYDYHPESIPAPYYHSNVNSDEVLYYVEGNFMSRKGVEEGSITLHPSGIPHGPHPGKTEASIGKKETLELAVMIDTFRPLRIVKQAHETEDEKYMYSWIEEGSYTVK; encoded by the coding sequence ATGTTTTATCGTCACATGGGGGAGCTACCTCATAAACGACATGTACAATTTCGTAAAAAAGATGGATCGCTTTATCGTGAGCAGGTAATGGGGACAAAAGGTTTCTCTGGTACCCAGTCTATTTTGTATCATCATTATATGCCAACAGAAGTAGGGCACGCGGCATTATCGCATTCTTGTCAGTTACAGTATGAAGAGGATGCCCTTCTTGCTCATCGCCACTTCCGTACGAAAGAAAATAAAAAAACTGGTGATGCAGTAAGCGGAAGAAACTTTATGCTTGGGAATGAGGATTTATTAATTGGAGTAGTGAGTCCAACAGAAAAAATGGATTATTTTTACCGTAATGGTGATGGCGATGAAATGTTATTTGTTCATTATGGAACAGGAAAAATTGAAACGATGTTTGGAACGATTCACTATAGAAAAGGTGATTATGTAACAATTCCAATTGGAACGATTTATCGTGTTATTCCAGATGAGGGAGAGACTAAGTTTCTTGTTGTAGAGGCAAATAGCCAAATTACAACACCAAGTCGCTATCGCAATGAATATGGGCAATTGTTAGAACATAGTCCGTTTTGTGAAAGGGATATTCGTGGCCCGGAAAAATTGGAGACATATGATGACAAAGGTGAGTTTGTCGTAATGACAAAGTCGAGAGGTTATATGCACAAGCATGTGTTAGGGCACCATCCGTTAGATGTTGTTGGGTGGGATGGTTATTTATATCCGTGGGTCTTTAATGTGGAGGATTTTGAGCCAATTACAGGTCGTATTCATCAGCCACCACCAGTACATCAAACATTCGAAGGGCATAATTTCGTCATTTGCTCTTTCGTACCGCGTTTATACGATTATCATCCAGAATCTATTCCGGCACCATATTATCATAGTAATGTGAATAGTGATGAAGTACTGTACTATGTAGAAGGTAACTTTATGAGCCGAAAAGGTGTAGAAGAAGGTTCTATTACGCTTCATCCAAGCGGGATCCCGCATGGGCCACATCCAGGGAAAACAGAAGCGAGTATAGGGAAGAAAGAGACACTTGAACTGGCCGTTATGATAGATACATTCCGTCCGCTTCGTATTGTAAAACAAGCACATGAGACGGAAGATGAAAAATATATGTATAGCTGGATTGAAGAGGGTTCATATACTGTGAAATAA
- a CDS encoding fumarylacetoacetate hydrolase family protein, which translates to MKFVTFRLPSKEMRAGWLEGDKVIDMNLASDGQLPSSMFAFLEKADEYVEVLRNIKNPAKGIYSLEEVQFAAAIPNPSSIRDFYAFEQHVKTARGRRGLDVVPEWYDIPVFYFTNHRAVIGPDDFVIGPKKSKKLDYELEIACVIGKEGRNISREQAEEYIFGYCIMNDWSARDLQATEMKVGLGPAKGKDFATSLGAYLVTKEELDVYRNGDRYDLEMTAHVNGKILSKGNFQDIYYTFAEMIERASEDVTLYPGDVIGSGTVGTGCILELGTEEWLQDGDVVELSITGLGTLRNTVKKDMKAGDGHVLSSHGGATS; encoded by the coding sequence ATGAAATTTGTTACATTTCGTCTCCCATCGAAAGAAATGCGAGCTGGATGGCTTGAAGGTGACAAAGTAATCGATATGAATCTTGCGAGTGATGGACAATTACCTTCTTCTATGTTCGCCTTTTTAGAGAAAGCAGATGAGTATGTAGAAGTATTGCGTAATATTAAGAATCCTGCAAAGGGTATATATTCCTTAGAGGAAGTTCAATTTGCAGCGGCAATTCCTAATCCGAGTAGCATTCGAGATTTTTATGCATTTGAGCAGCATGTAAAAACAGCTCGCGGACGAAGAGGGCTAGATGTTGTACCTGAATGGTATGATATCCCGGTTTTTTATTTTACGAACCACCGTGCTGTTATTGGACCAGATGATTTTGTTATTGGTCCGAAGAAGTCTAAAAAGCTTGATTATGAGTTAGAGATTGCTTGCGTAATTGGGAAAGAAGGACGAAACATTTCTCGTGAACAAGCAGAGGAATATATTTTTGGTTACTGCATTATGAACGACTGGAGTGCAAGGGACTTACAAGCAACAGAAATGAAAGTGGGACTCGGTCCAGCGAAAGGAAAAGATTTTGCAACTTCATTAGGAGCGTATCTCGTTACGAAAGAGGAATTAGACGTTTATCGTAACGGTGATCGTTATGATTTAGAGATGACTGCTCATGTAAATGGAAAGATATTATCAAAGGGAAACTTCCAAGATATTTACTATACATTTGCTGAAATGATTGAACGTGCTTCGGAAGACGTTACGTTATATCCAGGAGATGTGATTGGTTCTGGGACAGTAGGAACAGGATGTATTTTAGAACTTGGTACAGAAGAGTGGCTACAAGATGGAGATGTTGTAGAGCTGTCGATTACTGGTTTAGGTACGTTACGTAATACGGTCAAAAAAGACATGAAAGCAGGTGATGGGCATGTTTTATCGTCACATGGGGGAGCTACCTCATAA
- the hppD gene encoding 4-hydroxyphenylpyruvate dioxygenase: MKQKSMDTLAAQMEDFFPVRDVDHLEFYVGNAKQSSYYLARAFGFKIVAYSGLETGNREKVSYVLVQKNMRFVVSGALSSDSRIADFVKTHGDGVKDVALLVDDVDKAYSEAVKRGAVAIAPPEELTDEEGTLKKAVIGTYGDTIHTLVERKNYKGTFMPGFQKVEFNIPFEESGLIAVDHVVGNVEKMEEWVSYYENVMGFKQMIHFDDDDISTEYSALMSKVMTNGSRIKFPINEPADGKRKSQIQEYLEFYNGAGVQHLALLTSDIVKTIEVLRANGVEFLDTPDTYYDELTARVGKIDEEIDRLKELKILVDRDEEGYLLQIFTKPIVDRPTLFIEIIQRKGSRGFGEGNFKALFESIEREQERRGNL; the protein is encoded by the coding sequence ATGAAACAAAAATCTATGGATACGCTAGCTGCACAAATGGAGGACTTTTTTCCGGTACGTGATGTAGATCATTTGGAATTTTACGTAGGGAATGCAAAGCAATCAAGTTATTATCTTGCGAGAGCGTTTGGATTCAAAATTGTAGCTTATTCTGGATTAGAAACAGGAAACCGTGAAAAGGTATCTTATGTTCTTGTGCAAAAAAATATGCGTTTTGTTGTGTCTGGAGCTTTAAGTAGTGATAGTCGTATTGCAGATTTTGTAAAGACTCATGGTGATGGAGTGAAGGATGTGGCTTTACTTGTTGATGATGTTGATAAAGCATACTCTGAAGCTGTAAAACGTGGCGCTGTTGCGATTGCTCCTCCTGAAGAGTTAACAGATGAGGAAGGTACCTTGAAGAAAGCGGTTATTGGTACGTATGGTGATACAATTCATACGCTTGTAGAGCGTAAAAATTATAAAGGAACATTCATGCCAGGATTTCAAAAGGTAGAGTTCAATATTCCATTTGAAGAATCCGGTTTAATTGCTGTAGACCATGTCGTTGGTAACGTTGAGAAAATGGAAGAATGGGTTAGTTATTATGAGAACGTCATGGGATTTAAACAAATGATTCACTTTGATGATGACGATATTAGCACAGAGTATTCGGCATTAATGTCAAAAGTTATGACGAATGGAAGCCGTATTAAGTTTCCAATTAATGAACCAGCAGACGGAAAAAGAAAGTCACAAATTCAAGAATATCTAGAGTTCTATAACGGAGCGGGTGTACAGCATCTTGCTTTATTAACAAGTGACATTGTAAAAACAATTGAAGTGCTTCGTGCGAATGGCGTGGAGTTTTTAGATACGCCAGATACGTATTACGATGAGTTAACTGCACGTGTTGGAAAAATTGATGAAGAAATTGATAGATTAAAAGAATTGAAGATTCTAGTAGACCGTGACGAAGAAGGTTATTTATTACAAATCTTTACGAAACCAATTGTAGATCGTCCAACTCTATTTATTGAAATCATCCAACGTAAAGGTTCTCGTGGATTTGGCGAAGGGAACTTTAAAGCGTTATTCGAATCAATTGAAAGAGAACAAGAGCGTCGCGGAAATTTATAA
- a CDS encoding DUF3948 family protein, with the protein MNSEQVLQVTKTDLLGSLGGAVILTSFILFLANILV; encoded by the coding sequence ATGAACAGTGAACAAGTGTTACAAGTAACAAAAACAGATTTATTAGGATCATTAGGCGGAGCGGTAATATTAACATCATTTATTCTATTCCTTGCAAATATATTAGTATGA
- a CDS encoding DUF3948 family protein, whose protein sequence is MKDMKEQVLQVTKGDFLGSASGAVVLTALIVFLSSVLV, encoded by the coding sequence ATGAAAGATATGAAAGAGCAAGTATTACAAGTAACAAAAGGTGATTTCTTAGGATCAGCAAGCGGAGCAGTAGTATTAACAGCATTAATCGTATTTCTATCAAGCGTATTAGTATAA
- a CDS encoding DUF3948 family protein, with translation MKDMKEQVLQVTKGDFVGSASGAVVLTALIVFLSSVLV, from the coding sequence ATGAAAGATATGAAAGAGCAAGTATTACAAGTAACAAAAGGTGACTTCGTAGGATCAGCAAGTGGAGCGGTAGTATTAACAGCATTAATCGTATTTCTATCAAGCGTATTAGTATAA
- a CDS encoding DUF3948 family protein: MNNEQVLKVTKGDFVGSASGAVVLTALIVFLSSVLV, from the coding sequence ATGAACAACGAGCAAGTATTAAAAGTGACAAAAGGTGACTTCGTAGGATCAGCAAGTGGAGCGGTAGTATTAACAGCATTAATCGTATTTCTATCAAGCGTATTAGTATAA
- a CDS encoding DUF3948 family protein, which produces MNDMNNEQVLNVTKGDFVGSASGAVVLTALIVFLSSVLV; this is translated from the coding sequence ATGAATGATATGAACAACGAGCAAGTATTAAACGTAACAAAAGGTGACTTCGTAGGATCAGCAAGCGGAGCAGTAGTATTAACAGCATTAATCGTATTTCTTTCAAGCGTATTAGTATAA